The DNA window CCGTGTTGTGCGTTTCCATACTTATGCTTCTGTGGAGAAAAATACCCGAATGGTGGGACGGCAAAACCCGTCAATTCCGCACACGCCGCTGCAAATCGGCTTGTTCGCCGGTAAATGCTCTCCCGTGTTGTGCGTTTCCATACCTATGCTCCTATGGAGAAAATACCCGAATGGTGGGACGGAAAAACCTGTCAATTCCGCATACGCCGCTGTACCCGATTGACAGTGTAGTATAATCTGTCGGCCCCGCACGCGAAGCCGCAAACCAGCCATTCAGAGGGCACATGCTCGCTCATACTCTGCCCGCCCCACGAAGAAATCTATCCCCGCGCTGCCCTATTTATCATCCTAAGTAAGGGGGTATGGGGGCTTGCCCCCATGTTTCAGAGCGGCCATTGACCTTCCCCTTCCCCCAATCCCCGCAAAAAAAGACAGGGCTTCTGCCCTGCCTTTTTCCTTTAAAAATCCTGAACCATCTGAATGTAGTCCAGCTTCTGGTAGCCTTTGCGCTCGTAGAGCCGGATGGCGCCCTGATTGCAGGGGGTAACCTCCAGGCGCAGGCGCCGCACGTCTGCCGGGCAGTTCTGCCGAATATACTCCATGGCCGCGCCGCCCAGGCCCAGCCCCCGGAACTTCTCCTCCAGATAGAGCTCCTCCAGCCAAATCACCAGCCCGCCGACCTCGTTGGAATAAGTCGTGCTGGTGAGCAGATAGCCCGCAGTCTCGCCCTGGTGGGTGAGCAGATAGCCCTGCGCATAGGGCGAGCCGGCCACAACCCGCCGGAAGGTCTCCTCCATGTTGGCCGCAGGGATGCCGTGCAGAACGGCGGAACTCTGGTAAAATTTTTGGCACATTGCCAGGAAGATTTCCCGGTCTTCCTGCCTCAGTTCTCGAATCATAGTAAAGAAAACATGCTCCTATCTAAAAATATCTTTTTTATTATATCATGCCGCCATGCGAACTGGCTTTCCCGGCAATTCCATTTTAAAAAATAAGTAAAGGGGTATGGGGGCTTGCCCCCATGGTTGCCCATCGCCCTTGACCTTTGCGCCTTGCCGTGCGTTCATTATACCATGTCGTCAGCGCGCAGCGTGCGCTGGCGGTAGCCGTCAATAAATGCCCAGGCTTCGGAAGGGCATAGCCCTTCCGCTTAAGCCGTGCGTTTATTATACCATGTCGTCAGCGCGCAGTGTGCGCTGACGGCAGCCGTCAATAAATGCCCAGGCTTCGGAAGGGCATAGCCCTTCCGCTTAAGCCGTGCGTTTATTATACCATATCTGCCGGGCAAAGGCAAAGCCGCGCCGCAGGCGCATGAGAATACGGCAAAGGGAAGAGCGCCCTGCCCGCGAAGGCGGCATGTTTCTATTTCTGCAAAATTTCCCGGGCAAACGCCGGCCGGTTGGTGATGACGGCGTCCACGCCCATCCGCGCCATCTGCCGGAGGGCGAAGGGGGAGTCGATGGTCCAGGCGTGCACGCGCACTCCCTTCTTATGGCAGCGGCGCACTACCCCCGGAACCAGCAGGGTATACCCCGAGGGGTGCACAGCCCCGGCCCCCAGCTGTAGAGCATAGTTCTGCGGGCTCCATAAGGCGCGCTCGTAGAGCAGGGCAGTCTCGGCCTGTGGGCAGAGCGCCCGCACCTCCCGCATCGCGTCCCAGTTGAAGGAGGAGTAGAGAACGCGCCCGGCCATGCCCGCCTCTTTTTCCAGCGCTAGCGCTTTCTCGCAGAGCGTGCGGTAATCCCCCTGCTCGCATTTGATTTCCACATTGAAGAACATCCCGCTTTTGGCAAACGCCGCGTAAACCTCCCGGAGCGTGGGAATGCGCGCGCCCGTGTAGGCCGCCATGCCGCAGGAAAAATCCAGCTCCCTCAGCTGCGCCAGCGTCAAATCGCAAACCCGGCCGCTGCCCGAAGAAGTGCGGTCCACCGTCTCGTCGTGTAGGACGACAACTTCGCCGTCTGCCGAAAGCTGAATATCCAGCTCGATGCCGTCTGCGCCCATCTGGGCAGCCAGAGAAAAAGCCTCCATGGTGTTTTCCGGCGCGGCCGCGCTGGCCCCCCGGTGCGCCCAAATTTTCATCGCCGCTTCCCCCTCGTATCAAAAGAAAAATATTGTGCCAGAGCAAAAAAACTGGTATCTTTATTATAATACCAGAAAAAACAGAACAGCGCGCAAAAGAAAGAGAGAGTATGGAGCAAAATTTGGCGGCGGAGATTGAGCGGGCTTGTTTTCGCCTGACGGATGCGGCGCATCATAAAGAGGAGAGCGACGTCTGGATCACGGCGCGGCATAAGCATACGGGCATCGAACTGCTGTATCTGCTCATCAAAGGGCCG is part of the Christensenellaceae bacterium 44-20 genome and encodes:
- a CDS encoding GNAT family N-acetyltransferase, with product MIRELRQEDREIFLAMCQKFYQSSAVLHGIPAANMEETFRRVVAGSPYAQGYLLTHQGETAGYLLTSTTYSNEVGGLVIWLEELYLEEKFRGLGLGGAAMEYIRQNCPADVRRLRLEVTPCNQGAIRLYERKGYQKLDYIQMVQDF
- a CDS encoding glycerophosphodiester phosphodiesterase, with the translated sequence MKIWAHRGASAAAPENTMEAFSLAAQMGADGIELDIQLSADGEVVVLHDETVDRTSSGSGRVCDLTLAQLRELDFSCGMAAYTGARIPTLREVYAAFAKSGMFFNVEIKCEQGDYRTLCEKALALEKEAGMAGRVLYSSFNWDAMREVRALCPQAETALLYERALWSPQNYALQLGAGAVHPSGYTLLVPGVVRRCHKKGVRVHAWTIDSPFALRQMARMGVDAVITNRPAFAREILQK